A genome region from Megalobrama amblycephala isolate DHTTF-2021 linkage group LG16, ASM1881202v1, whole genome shotgun sequence includes the following:
- the dynll2a gene encoding dynein, light chain, LC8-type 2a produces the protein MTDRKAVIKNADMSEDMQQDAVDCATQAMEKYNIEKDIAAYIKKEFDKKYNPTWHCIVGRNFGSYVTHETKHFIYFYLGQVAILLFKSG, from the exons ATGACCGACAGGAAGGCTGTGATCAAGAACGCCGACATGTCTGAAGACATGCAGCAGGATGCGGTGGACTGTGCTACGcaggccatggagaaatacaACATAGAGAAGGACATTGCCGCATACATCAAAAAG GAGTTCGATAAGAAATACAATCCTACGtggcattgcattgtgggaagGAACTTCGGCAGCTACGTGACCCATGAGACAAAACACTTCATCTACTTCTACTTGGGCCAGGTGGCCATTCTCCTCTTCAAGTCTGGCTGA